A single genomic interval of Paenibacillus macerans harbors:
- a CDS encoding M23 family metallopeptidase, whose amino-acid sequence MNEQDQKKQSREESPKIGLGEPAAPVSSWKRLLSKRWVYPAAYVAAAAIILTLVWVYQDASNKPMDSTPASVTDSVNLSGDEGVTGQEETQGGEAAEVIASSEDLAWPVANVSEVSVVKPFYEKDATAEQHQAALVQYNDTFTPNTGIDLAREDGKPFDVQAAMSGKVTRVEEVPLLGYVVEITHANNLKTVYESLSEVKVKKDAEVKQGDVVGSAGRNEMEKDLDNHVHFAVYENDELVNPETVLPKN is encoded by the coding sequence ATGAATGAACAAGACCAAAAGAAACAGTCCCGCGAAGAATCTCCTAAAATTGGATTGGGAGAACCGGCAGCTCCGGTATCTTCGTGGAAAAGATTATTGTCGAAGAGATGGGTTTACCCGGCAGCATATGTGGCGGCAGCGGCAATTATACTAACCTTAGTGTGGGTCTACCAGGATGCGAGCAACAAGCCGATGGACTCGACCCCCGCCAGCGTGACCGACTCCGTAAACCTGTCCGGCGATGAGGGAGTGACGGGCCAGGAAGAGACGCAAGGTGGAGAGGCAGCCGAGGTGATCGCTTCCTCCGAAGATCTGGCATGGCCGGTCGCGAATGTGTCCGAGGTATCCGTCGTCAAGCCGTTCTACGAAAAGGACGCTACGGCGGAGCAGCATCAGGCGGCATTGGTGCAGTATAACGATACGTTTACGCCGAACACCGGGATCGACCTGGCGCGCGAAGACGGCAAGCCGTTTGATGTGCAAGCCGCGATGAGCGGGAAAGTGACGCGGGTGGAGGAAGTTCCGCTGCTCGGTTATGTCGTGGAAATTACCCATGCCAACAACCTGAAAACCGTGTACGAAAGCTTGTCGGAAGTAAAAGTGAAGAAAGACGCCGAAGTGAAGCAGGGCGATGTGGTCGGCAGCGCCGGACGCAACGAGATGGAAAAAGATCTCGACAACCACGTACACTTCGCCGTTTATGAAAACGACGAGCTGGTGAATCCGGAAACGGTGCTTCCGAAAAACTAA
- the spoIIID gene encoding sporulation transcriptional regulator SpoIIID — MHDYIKERTIKIGRCIVETRHTVRTIAKEFGVSKSTVHKDLTERLPEINPDLADQVKHILEYHKSIRHLRGGEATKIKYKKKGQTKREVISTVN; from the coding sequence GTGCACGATTACATCAAGGAACGGACGATTAAAATAGGCCGGTGCATCGTTGAGACGCGGCACACGGTTCGAACGATCGCCAAGGAGTTTGGGGTGTCGAAGAGCACGGTGCACAAAGATTTAACGGAACGTCTGCCGGAGATCAATCCGGATTTGGCCGATCAGGTCAAACACATTCTCGAGTACCACAAGTCGATCCGTCACCTGCGGGGTGGAGAAGCGACCAAGATCAAGTATAAGAAAAAAGGGCAGACCAAACGCGAGGTGATTAGCACGGTAAACTAA
- a CDS encoding rod shape-determining protein produces MMSKDIGIDLGTANVAIHVKGKGVVLDEPSVVAIDSEGKRVMAVGEEARRMVGRTPGNITAIRPLRDGVIADFEITETMLKYFIDRVGGRSWYSHPRILICAPTNITSVEQKAIREAAERSGAKEVFLEEEPKAAAIGAGMDIYEPSGNMVVDIGGGTTDVAVLSMGDIVTASSIKVAGDKFDAAIIKYIKSKYKLLIGERTAEDIKIKIGTVYPNGRLDEMDIRGRDMVSGLPLTVTIKANEVQEALADPVSNIVAAAKSVLERTPPELSADIIDRGVILTGGGALLNGLDELLAEELHVPVLIAEDPMHCVVKGTGIMLDNLDKALKKKI; encoded by the coding sequence ATGATGAGCAAGGATATTGGTATTGATTTAGGCACGGCCAATGTGGCGATTCACGTTAAAGGAAAGGGAGTTGTTCTGGACGAACCTTCCGTCGTGGCGATCGACAGCGAAGGAAAACGCGTTATGGCCGTTGGCGAAGAAGCGAGGCGAATGGTTGGGCGTACGCCGGGCAACATCACTGCGATCCGTCCTTTGAGGGACGGGGTTATCGCCGATTTTGAAATTACGGAAACGATGCTGAAGTATTTTATCGATCGCGTTGGGGGAAGAAGCTGGTACAGCCACCCGCGGATTCTGATCTGCGCGCCGACGAACATCACCTCGGTTGAGCAGAAAGCGATTCGCGAAGCCGCTGAGCGCAGCGGGGCCAAAGAAGTTTTCTTGGAAGAGGAACCGAAGGCGGCAGCCATCGGGGCCGGGATGGATATTTACGAACCGAGCGGCAACATGGTTGTCGACATCGGCGGCGGGACGACGGATGTGGCGGTGCTCTCCATGGGGGACATCGTCACGGCTTCGTCCATTAAAGTCGCGGGGGACAAGTTCGATGCCGCCATTATTAAATATATTAAGTCGAAGTACAAGCTGCTCATCGGCGAACGGACGGCGGAAGATATCAAAATCAAGATCGGAACGGTTTATCCGAACGGACGGTTGGATGAAATGGATATTCGCGGGAGGGACATGGTTTCCGGGCTTCCGCTGACCGTGACGATTAAGGCTAACGAGGTGCAGGAGGCGCTTGCCGATCCGGTTTCGAACATCGTGGCGGCGGCAAAATCGGTGCTGGAGCGCACTCCGCCGGAATTATCCGCCGACATTATCGACCGCGGCGTGATTTTGACCGGCGGTGGCGCTCTGCTGAACGGACTTGACGAACTGCTCGCGGAGGAGCTGCACGTACCGGTGCTGATCGCGGAAGATCCGATGCACTGCGTAGTGAAGGGGACCGGCATCATGCTCGATAATTTGGACAAGGCCCTCAAGAAAAAGATCTGA
- a CDS encoding flagellar hook-basal body protein, with product MLRGLYTAASGMLAEQRRHDTVTQNIANLNTPGYKQVNSVAHSFPEMLIALMGDKRSGSPAPIGKLVTGVFAEESLPAFVQGDLKETQKSTDFALVSSLSLDDPATGEPIAFDASGKYVGQDGTVTYQPQAFFAVADENGNVRYTRDGNFNVNAAGELRTSTGYRVLDDQGNAIVLAAGMSVDSLKSSAAGQLTTYDNNTGTTVPVAALGIVVADRPQQLVREGNGVYVAQDETAAGIRTFDPAADGASVRQGYLEVSNVDAAQSMVDLMAAQRAYESNQKIIQYYDKSLEKAVNEIGRV from the coding sequence ATGTTAAGAGGTCTTTATACGGCGGCTTCGGGGATGCTTGCGGAGCAGCGCCGCCACGATACGGTGACGCAAAATATCGCCAATCTCAATACGCCGGGGTACAAACAGGTGAATTCGGTAGCGCACTCTTTTCCGGAGATGCTGATCGCATTGATGGGGGACAAGCGCTCGGGAAGCCCCGCTCCGATCGGAAAGCTGGTGACCGGGGTGTTTGCGGAGGAAAGCTTGCCTGCGTTCGTTCAAGGCGATCTGAAGGAGACGCAAAAAAGCACCGATTTTGCCCTCGTTTCCAGCTTGAGTTTGGACGATCCGGCTACCGGTGAGCCGATTGCTTTCGACGCCTCGGGGAAATACGTCGGGCAGGACGGAACGGTGACTTATCAGCCCCAGGCGTTTTTTGCCGTGGCGGATGAGAACGGCAATGTCCGATACACGAGAGATGGCAATTTTAACGTGAACGCTGCGGGCGAGCTTAGAACTTCGACCGGTTACCGCGTTTTGGACGATCAAGGAAACGCTATTGTTCTGGCCGCCGGAATGTCGGTAGACAGTTTGAAAAGCAGTGCCGCCGGGCAATTGACGACTTATGATAACAATACGGGAACGACGGTTCCGGTTGCCGCCCTCGGCATCGTTGTTGCGGACCGTCCGCAGCAATTGGTCCGTGAAGGGAACGGTGTGTATGTCGCCCAAGATGAAACGGCCGCCGGCATCCGAACTTTTGATCCGGCCGCTGACGGTGCGTCCGTTCGTCAGGGATATCTGGAAGTATCCAATGTGGACGCGGCCCAGTCGATGGTCGACCTGATGGCTGCCCAGCGGGCGTATGAGTCGAATCAGAAAATTATCCAATATTATGATAAGAGTTTGGAAAAAGCGGTAAATGAAATCGGCCGCGTATAA
- a CDS encoding flagellar hook-basal body protein, which produces MNNSMISAMVSMGGIQQRLDLLADNIANVNTVGYKRKEASFEDTLTEVQQQIPKFNNLTGRATPSGFNLGFGSRLSHVALNFQQGSIKETGNATDLAIEGNALFSVLTPDGVKAYTRAGDFHIQPNPNDGESSYLMNNQGYVVLNSDGEPIEIPAGAKLEIDGAGNIRATLGEEVTEVGRIALLTPERPEALRQRDGNLFVLADGVNEADALVDTLTLPVGKQAGVRQGAVEQSNVDLTDEMAEMVQVQRAYQLSARALTSSETMMGLANNLRG; this is translated from the coding sequence ATGAACAACTCCATGATCAGCGCCATGGTATCGATGGGCGGAATCCAGCAGCGTCTCGATTTGCTTGCCGATAACATCGCGAATGTGAATACCGTGGGGTATAAGCGTAAAGAGGCCTCGTTTGAAGATACATTAACCGAGGTGCAACAGCAAATTCCCAAATTCAATAATTTGACGGGCCGGGCGACGCCGTCCGGGTTCAATTTGGGCTTTGGTTCGAGATTGTCTCATGTGGCGTTGAATTTTCAGCAAGGCTCGATCAAGGAAACCGGGAACGCCACCGATCTGGCGATCGAAGGAAACGCTCTGTTTAGCGTACTGACGCCGGATGGGGTCAAAGCTTATACGCGGGCCGGGGATTTTCACATTCAGCCGAATCCGAATGATGGGGAAAGCTCCTATCTAATGAACAACCAGGGATATGTGGTGCTCAACTCTGACGGAGAACCCATTGAAATCCCGGCCGGAGCCAAACTGGAAATTGACGGTGCGGGCAATATCCGGGCGACGCTTGGGGAAGAGGTGACGGAAGTAGGCCGGATCGCTTTGCTGACGCCGGAGCGGCCGGAGGCGCTGCGTCAACGGGACGGTAATTTGTTCGTATTGGCTGACGGCGTAAATGAAGCCGATGCACTTGTCGATACGCTGACGCTTCCAGTGGGGAAACAGGCAGGAGTCCGGCAGGGAGCGGTGGAACAATCCAACGTGGATTTGACCGATGAGATGGCGGAGATGGTTCAGGTGCAGCGGGCTTATCAACTTTCGGCACGCGCCTTGACGTCCAGCGAGACGATGATGGGTCTGGCCAACAACTTGCGCGGATAG
- a CDS encoding DNA-directed RNA polymerase subunit beta, with the protein MTEERRPEPKRAAWIVILRIVLILLFLLVALVGGAVVGYVVFGKQDASDIWQWATWRHVFDLVFAP; encoded by the coding sequence ATGACTGAAGAACGTCGCCCTGAACCCAAGCGGGCTGCCTGGATCGTAATCCTGCGCATCGTACTTATCTTATTGTTCCTGCTCGTCGCTTTGGTGGGAGGCGCCGTCGTCGGTTACGTTGTGTTCGGGAAGCAGGACGCATCGGACATCTGGCAATGGGCCACCTGGCGGCATGTGTTTGATCTGGTGTTCGCCCCTTAA
- the fabZ gene encoding 3-hydroxyacyl-ACP dehydratase FabZ — MLDIKQIQEIIPHRPPFLLVDRIVELEVGKRAVGIKNVTINEPFFTGHFPEYPVMPGVLITEALAQVGAVAILQVEANRGKIGFLAGLDNFRFRGQVVPGDTLRLEVEIIRLKGSIGKGHAVAKVDEKVVAEGEIMFALQ, encoded by the coding sequence ATGCTGGATATTAAACAGATACAGGAGATCATTCCGCACCGCCCTCCGTTTTTGCTGGTTGACCGGATCGTGGAGCTGGAGGTGGGAAAACGGGCGGTAGGGATCAAAAACGTAACGATCAACGAGCCGTTTTTCACCGGACATTTTCCGGAGTATCCCGTCATGCCCGGCGTACTGATTACGGAAGCGCTCGCCCAGGTAGGGGCGGTAGCGATTTTGCAGGTCGAGGCCAATCGCGGCAAAATCGGCTTCCTGGCCGGTTTGGACAATTTCCGGTTCCGCGGCCAAGTCGTTCCCGGCGATACGCTTCGCTTGGAGGTTGAGATTATCCGCCTGAAAGGCTCGATTGGCAAAGGACACGCGGTGGCCAAGGTCGATGAGAAAGTGGTTGCCGAAGGCGAGATTATGTTCGCATTGCAATAA
- a CDS encoding phospho-sugar mutase, which yields MTEISASIKAKVEGWLQDPSVDEATKQELRSLENDPKELEDRFYRDLEFGTGGLRGVIGAGSNRMNRYTVARATQGFAKYILEAHAGKEGNPSVVIAHDCRHFSPEFALEAALVLAGNGIVAKLFPSLRPTPQLSFSVRALNATGGIVITASHNPPEYNGYKVYNASGGQLVPHEAERVIANIQEVSAFAQVKRLTREEAEAKGLLVWLGEAEDEAFAETVARTSVNRELLLAGAAKELVVVFTPLHGTGNVPVRRVLEKLGFTQVHIVKEQEQPDANFSTVKSPNPEEREAFAMAIELGKQAGADLLIGTDPDADRMGAVVRTATGEYEILTGNQSGSLLVHYVLSQMKEAGTLPANGAVVKTIVTSELGAAIARHYGATVFNTLTGFKYIGEKMDQFEKTQDYTYLFGYEESYGYLAGNYARDKDAVVASALICEAAAYYKRQGKTLIDVLEELYAQFGYYREALASRTLKGKDGLAKIGELMENFRSNPPQQIGGVQVNEMLDYSLGLDGLPKENVLKFLLEDGSWFCLRPSGTEPKIKFYFGVCGTSSEDASARLERIQDEVLARVDA from the coding sequence ATGACTGAAATCAGCGCATCCATCAAAGCGAAAGTGGAGGGATGGTTGCAGGACCCTTCCGTAGATGAAGCGACCAAGCAGGAGCTGCGCAGTTTAGAGAACGATCCGAAGGAACTGGAGGACCGGTTCTACCGGGATCTCGAATTCGGAACCGGCGGGCTTCGCGGTGTGATCGGCGCCGGCAGCAACCGGATGAACCGCTATACGGTGGCGCGGGCTACGCAAGGCTTCGCAAAATATATTCTGGAAGCGCATGCCGGGAAAGAGGGGAATCCGTCGGTGGTTATTGCCCATGATTGCCGCCATTTTTCGCCGGAATTTGCGCTGGAGGCGGCGCTGGTTTTGGCCGGAAATGGTATCGTCGCCAAGCTGTTTCCGTCGCTCCGTCCTACGCCGCAGCTATCTTTTTCCGTACGGGCTTTGAACGCGACGGGGGGGATTGTCATTACGGCCAGCCATAACCCGCCGGAATACAACGGGTACAAGGTGTACAACGCTTCGGGCGGTCAATTGGTGCCGCATGAAGCGGAACGCGTCATCGCGAACATTCAGGAAGTCAGCGCGTTTGCGCAGGTGAAGCGCCTGACTCGCGAGGAAGCGGAAGCGAAGGGGCTGCTCGTTTGGCTAGGCGAAGCGGAGGATGAGGCGTTTGCGGAGACGGTTGCCCGCACCAGCGTGAACCGGGAGCTGCTTTTGGCGGGAGCGGCCAAAGAGTTGGTCGTCGTCTTTACGCCGCTTCATGGCACAGGTAATGTGCCGGTGCGCCGCGTATTGGAGAAGCTGGGCTTCACGCAGGTGCACATCGTGAAAGAGCAGGAGCAGCCGGACGCGAACTTCTCCACCGTGAAATCGCCGAATCCGGAGGAGCGCGAGGCGTTTGCGATGGCGATCGAACTGGGCAAACAAGCGGGAGCCGATCTGCTGATCGGAACGGACCCGGATGCCGATCGGATGGGAGCCGTCGTCAGAACGGCAACCGGAGAATATGAAATACTTACCGGTAACCAATCGGGCTCATTGCTTGTACACTATGTATTAAGCCAAATGAAAGAAGCCGGTACGCTTCCGGCGAACGGGGCGGTCGTCAAAACGATCGTCACCAGCGAACTCGGTGCGGCGATTGCCCGCCATTACGGAGCAACGGTGTTTAATACGCTAACCGGTTTCAAATATATCGGCGAGAAAATGGACCAATTCGAAAAAACGCAAGATTATACTTATTTGTTCGGCTATGAGGAAAGCTATGGATATCTGGCCGGCAATTATGCTCGCGACAAAGACGCGGTAGTGGCGTCGGCTCTGATCTGCGAGGCTGCGGCTTATTACAAGCGCCAAGGCAAAACGCTGATCGACGTGCTGGAGGAGCTGTACGCGCAGTTTGGGTATTACCGCGAAGCGCTGGCGTCCCGCACGCTGAAAGGCAAGGACGGTCTGGCTAAAATCGGCGAGTTGATGGAGAATTTCCGCAGCAATCCGCCGCAGCAAATCGGGGGCGTGCAGGTTAACGAAATGCTCGATTACTCGCTTGGCTTGGACGGCTTGCCGAAGGAGAACGTGCTGAAATTTTTGCTGGAGGACGGCTCCTGGTTCTGCTTGCGGCCTTCCGGTACGGAGCCGAAAATCAAATTTTATTTCGGCGTTTGCGGTACGTCGAGTGAAGATGCTTCAGCGCGGCTTGAACGAATCCAGGACGAAGTACTGGCTCGCGTCGACGCTTAA
- a CDS encoding DUF5693 family protein, whose product MIRSWQRWNNFSRKWLWILVIVGIVASVPVIYERVETESSSNKVEFVFNYRGLLEIASYQADPATYMNEQLERLKAAGIHTMAMFESTLDELSKARRIMVFSALEAAKLNQSVISPDGNYTYIAFTSEENEKQLRPMIEETFRNLGASVADWEYQGHGGLIIGMGMEEAVLKPMPQDPIAFAMLRDKGFHILPRLSDSKPYDQQAMDRQLAFYAENGVTRILFDGDSVKGYKDNENMNSLQGFAELLNKYHIGIAAIEGLKAPQKGFNKLAYLIDYNVVRLHSLADAEAGQDTATLADRFVLAAKDRNIRMIYLNASPSKDAGKAAITNPLDNLVHSLLAPGNAIQRIENNGFELGTAEPFQIHDSSWQKYLKALAVLGGVAFVALLISCFLPSLTLAAFALGLIGSAGLYVLKPVMLEQALALFVAISAPTVAMVLAIRKIQELGDKHPGMASGRRLMHTLVLYVKTAIISLAAVPFVIALLNNITYSLVLNQFRGVSLLHLMPILLIAVYVFLYRGNSVWEELKNWLKMPITVIWVVLAVVLAAAAYYYLTRTGNAGTLLPGEAVFRSFLENTFGVRPRNKEFLLAHPLFIVGIFAAFRYRWAFFSMIVAVMGQLSMVDTFAHIHTPAAISLVRDVLGLGLGLVFGLIAVLVWQIIERCWDKWSPRLLEP is encoded by the coding sequence GTGATTCGAAGTTGGCAGCGGTGGAATAACTTTTCCCGCAAATGGTTGTGGATATTGGTGATTGTCGGAATCGTGGCTTCCGTGCCGGTGATTTATGAACGGGTGGAAACGGAGTCGTCCTCCAATAAGGTGGAGTTTGTTTTCAATTATCGCGGTTTGTTGGAGATCGCTTCTTATCAAGCGGATCCGGCGACGTATATGAACGAACAGCTTGAGCGGCTGAAAGCGGCCGGAATTCACACGATGGCGATGTTTGAAAGCACGCTCGACGAGTTGTCGAAAGCGCGCCGGATCATGGTGTTTAGCGCGCTTGAAGCGGCAAAGTTGAACCAGTCCGTCATTTCCCCGGACGGCAATTACACCTATATCGCTTTTACCAGCGAGGAAAACGAGAAGCAGCTTCGGCCGATGATTGAGGAAACGTTCCGGAATCTGGGCGCCTCGGTGGCCGATTGGGAGTATCAAGGCCATGGCGGCTTGATCATTGGTATGGGCATGGAAGAAGCCGTGCTGAAACCGATGCCGCAAGATCCTATCGCGTTTGCTATGCTGCGGGACAAAGGGTTTCATATTTTGCCAAGGCTTTCGGACAGCAAGCCTTACGATCAGCAAGCGATGGACCGGCAACTGGCTTTTTACGCCGAAAACGGAGTAACCCGCATTTTATTCGACGGGGATTCCGTCAAGGGGTACAAAGACAATGAAAATATGAACAGCTTGCAGGGCTTTGCCGAGCTGCTGAACAAATATCACATCGGCATCGCCGCGATCGAAGGCTTGAAGGCGCCGCAAAAAGGCTTCAACAAGCTGGCGTATTTGATCGATTACAACGTTGTCCGGCTGCATTCTTTGGCAGATGCGGAAGCCGGTCAGGATACGGCTACTTTGGCTGACCGCTTTGTATTGGCCGCTAAGGACCGCAATATCCGGATGATTTACTTGAACGCTTCCCCGTCCAAAGATGCCGGAAAAGCAGCGATCACCAACCCGCTCGACAATCTGGTTCATTCCCTGCTGGCACCGGGCAATGCGATTCAGCGTATAGAAAACAACGGATTTGAACTAGGGACGGCGGAGCCTTTCCAAATTCATGATTCCAGTTGGCAGAAATATCTAAAAGCCTTGGCCGTTTTGGGCGGTGTCGCTTTTGTCGCTCTGCTGATTTCCTGTTTTCTGCCTTCGCTCACGCTGGCTGCGTTTGCCCTCGGTTTGATCGGCTCGGCCGGGCTGTATGTGCTGAAACCGGTGATGCTGGAGCAGGCGCTCGCTTTGTTCGTGGCGATCAGCGCACCAACCGTGGCGATGGTGCTGGCGATCCGCAAGATTCAGGAGCTGGGGGACAAGCATCCGGGCATGGCAAGCGGAAGAAGATTAATGCATACGTTAGTATTGTACGTCAAAACCGCGATCATCTCGCTTGCTGCGGTTCCGTTCGTAATTGCACTGCTTAACAATATTACGTACAGCCTGGTGTTGAATCAGTTCCGCGGCGTCAGCCTGCTGCATTTGATGCCGATTTTGTTAATCGCCGTTTACGTCTTTCTGTACCGGGGCAATTCCGTATGGGAAGAGCTGAAAAATTGGCTGAAGATGCCCATCACGGTGATTTGGGTCGTGCTTGCCGTGGTACTTGCCGCCGCTGCGTATTATTACCTAACTCGTACAGGGAATGCGGGTACGCTGCTGCCGGGCGAAGCGGTCTTCCGTTCGTTCCTGGAGAACACGTTTGGCGTGCGTCCGCGCAACAAGGAGTTTTTGCTGGCGCATCCGCTGTTTATCGTCGGTATTTTCGCCGCTTTCCGTTACCGCTGGGCGTTTTTTTCGATGATCGTGGCGGTGATGGGGCAGTTGTCGATGGTCGACACGTTCGCCCATATTCATACGCCGGCGGCGATTTCCCTGGTTCGCGACGTATTGGGCCTCGGGCTTGGTTTGGTATTCGGATTGATTGCCGTACTGGTTTGGCAAATCATTGAAAGGTGCTGGGATAAATGGTCGCCGCGACTGCTAGAACCATAG
- the csaB gene encoding polysaccharide pyruvyl transferase CsaB: MVAATARTIVLSGYYGFRNSGDEAVLKSILLALEEEGLTSGIDIKPVVLSNDPEWTRRTYGVEAVHRMKLSEVRKAIKSSNGLISGGGSLLQDATGVMTIPYYLGFIKLAQWMGKPTFVYAQGIGPVKRKFFRPLIAAVFRRCDYISVRDAESAALLRSMGLRGGNVEVVPDPVMGLTLPEGGSRADSPVERDSNESISVAAPGQTEGSSIDSASPLPVVGVSVRFWNRQRTELTQLAEGLSLLCRRKSVHIRFLPFHFPGDDEASRFVMERLGSVAECGCAVSIAPETEHPQDMLREVSECSLLIGMRLHSLIYAASQNVPLLGVSYDPKIDQFLGRIGSVPVGTAEELDPRILAAEGERLLQEGDVWRKTRASQIAGLKREARVPARRIVEFLRSKG; encoded by the coding sequence ATGGTCGCCGCGACTGCTAGAACCATAGTTTTGTCGGGGTATTACGGATTTCGCAACAGTGGGGACGAAGCGGTGCTAAAGTCGATCCTGCTCGCACTGGAAGAAGAGGGGCTGACCTCGGGGATCGACATTAAGCCGGTTGTGCTGTCGAATGATCCGGAATGGACGCGCCGGACGTATGGCGTCGAAGCCGTGCACCGGATGAAACTCAGCGAGGTTAGGAAGGCTATAAAAAGCAGCAACGGGTTGATCAGCGGCGGGGGAAGCCTGCTGCAGGATGCGACGGGGGTCATGACGATTCCTTATTATTTGGGCTTTATCAAACTGGCCCAATGGATGGGCAAACCTACCTTTGTTTATGCCCAGGGGATCGGTCCGGTGAAACGCAAATTTTTCCGCCCGCTGATCGCCGCGGTTTTCCGGCGCTGCGATTACATCTCCGTCCGCGATGCGGAATCGGCCGCCCTGCTGCGCAGCATGGGGTTGCGCGGCGGCAACGTGGAGGTGGTCCCGGATCCGGTAATGGGGTTGACGCTGCCGGAAGGCGGCAGCAGAGCGGACTCACCGGTTGAACGTGATTCGAATGAGAGCATTTCCGTTGCAGCCCCTGGGCAAACGGAAGGTTCAAGCATAGACTCCGCCTCCCCTCTGCCGGTCGTTGGCGTATCGGTCCGCTTCTGGAACCGGCAGCGGACCGAGCTAACGCAGCTGGCCGAGGGGCTGTCGCTCCTTTGTCGACGCAAGTCGGTGCATATCCGCTTTTTGCCGTTTCATTTCCCGGGTGATGACGAAGCTTCGCGTTTCGTGATGGAACGGCTCGGAAGTGTGGCGGAATGCGGCTGCGCCGTAAGCATAGCGCCGGAGACGGAGCACCCGCAGGATATGCTGCGGGAGGTAAGCGAGTGCAGCCTGCTGATCGGCATGCGGCTGCACAGCTTGATCTATGCCGCCTCGCAAAACGTGCCGCTGCTCGGCGTCTCGTATGACCCGAAGATCGACCAATTTCTCGGCCGAATCGGGAGCGTTCCGGTCGGCACGGCGGAGGAGTTGGACCCGCGGATTTTGGCCGCCGAGGGCGAGCGTTTGCTGCAGGAAGGCGATGTCTGGCGTAAAACGCGTGCATCGCAAATCGCCGGCCTCAAACGCGAGGCGCGCGTGCCGGCGCGGCGGATCGTGGAATTTTTACGGAGCAAAGGGTGA
- a CDS encoding WecB/TagA/CpsF family glycosyltransferase, which yields MTKSMDRIPTVSVYGVPVCKWGMKDTVAYLTRAANEGKPHQVITANPIMMMAALENPDYMEIMKNAELIVPDGTGLVWAAQKGGDPVTERVPGYELLHELMRQGERHQWKVYLLGSSPEVVKETARRLALQYPGTEIAGYRDGFFGPDEDEIVVEQIVKAAPHLLFVARGADNQEPWIAKYKEKLRVPVIMGVGGSFDVISGRAKRAPIAFRKLRLEWLYRLLKEPTRFRRMLALPKFALRVLRDRENLTKMG from the coding sequence ATGACGAAGTCAATGGACCGGATTCCTACGGTATCGGTGTACGGTGTTCCCGTCTGCAAGTGGGGAATGAAGGATACGGTAGCCTACTTGACCCGGGCGGCCAACGAAGGAAAGCCGCATCAGGTGATTACGGCCAATCCGATTATGATGATGGCGGCCCTGGAGAACCCGGACTATATGGAGATCATGAAAAACGCCGAGCTTATAGTTCCGGATGGCACCGGGCTGGTGTGGGCTGCACAAAAAGGGGGCGACCCGGTAACCGAGCGGGTTCCGGGGTACGAGCTGCTGCACGAGCTGATGAGGCAGGGGGAACGTCACCAATGGAAGGTGTATCTATTAGGCTCTTCGCCCGAAGTGGTCAAGGAAACGGCCCGGCGGCTGGCGCTGCAGTATCCCGGGACGGAGATCGCAGGTTACCGCGACGGTTTTTTTGGGCCGGACGAAGATGAAATAGTTGTGGAACAGATCGTCAAAGCTGCTCCGCACTTGCTGTTTGTCGCGCGGGGAGCGGACAATCAGGAACCCTGGATCGCCAAGTATAAGGAAAAGCTGCGCGTGCCGGTGATAATGGGGGTCGGCGGCAGCTTTGACGTCATTTCGGGCCGCGCCAAAAGAGCTCCAATCGCTTTTCGCAAGCTCCGCTTGGAATGGTTGTACCGTTTGTTGAAGGAACCTACACGTTTCCGCAGAATGCTTGCGCTGCCCAAATTTGCGTTGCGCGTACTGCGGGATAGAGAAAACCTTACGAAAATGGGCTAA